A genome region from Hymenobacter tibetensis includes the following:
- a CDS encoding pyruvate dehydrogenase complex E1 component subunit beta has translation MRTIQFREALREALSEEMRRDPRVFLMGEEVAEYNGAYKVSQGMLDEFGPERVIDTPIAELGFAGIGVGAAINGLIPVIEFMTFNFSLVAIDQVINSAAKIYSMSGGQYSCPIVFRGPTGSAGMLSSQHSQNFENWFANTPGLKVVVPSNPYDAKGLLKAAIRDPDPVIFMESEQMYGDKGEVPEEEYLLEIGKANVVREGKSVTLVSFGKMMKVALAAADELAKDGIEAEVIDLRSVRPIDYDTLVASVKKTNRMVVVEEAWPLASISSELAYIVQRRAFDYMDAPVVRVTCMDVPLPYAPTLIEASLPNVARTIQAVKEVTYQKA, from the coding sequence ATGCGGACCATTCAATTCCGGGAAGCCCTGCGTGAAGCGCTGTCCGAAGAAATGCGGCGCGACCCACGCGTGTTTCTGATGGGCGAAGAAGTAGCCGAGTACAACGGGGCCTACAAAGTAAGCCAGGGCATGCTCGACGAATTCGGCCCGGAGCGCGTGATTGACACCCCCATTGCCGAGCTGGGTTTTGCCGGTATCGGCGTGGGCGCGGCCATCAACGGCCTAATCCCTGTTATCGAGTTCATGACCTTCAACTTCTCGTTGGTGGCCATCGACCAGGTTATTAACTCCGCCGCCAAGATTTATTCGATGTCGGGTGGGCAGTACTCCTGCCCTATCGTGTTCCGTGGGCCAACTGGCAGCGCCGGTATGCTTTCCAGCCAGCACTCACAGAACTTCGAGAACTGGTTTGCCAACACGCCTGGCCTGAAGGTGGTAGTTCCCTCGAACCCCTATGATGCCAAGGGCCTGCTGAAAGCCGCCATCCGCGACCCGGATCCAGTGATTTTCATGGAGTCGGAGCAGATGTACGGCGACAAAGGCGAGGTGCCGGAAGAAGAGTACTTGCTGGAAATCGGCAAAGCCAACGTGGTACGCGAAGGCAAGTCGGTAACGCTGGTGAGCTTCGGCAAGATGATGAAAGTGGCCTTGGCCGCTGCCGATGAACTGGCCAAAGACGGCATCGAAGCCGAGGTTATCGACCTGCGCTCGGTGCGCCCAATCGACTACGATACGCTGGTGGCCTCGGTGAAGAAAACCAACCGCATGGTGGTGGTAGAGGAAGCGTGGCCCCTCGCTAGCATCAGTTCAGAGCTGGCGTACATCGTACAGCGCCGCGCCTTCGACTATATGGATGCCCCCGTAGTACGCGTAACCTGCATGGACGTGCCACTGCCCTACGCTCCTACCCTCATCGAGGCCTCGTTGCCTAACGTAGCCCGCACCATACAGGCAGTGAAGGAAGTAACCTACCAGAAAGCATAA
- a CDS encoding tetratricopeptide repeat protein produces the protein MPRTLKVAEAGQQVSVQPSVLETNGENVLFDVTARVPAKHLKKGTAYELNLRYRYNNGLREDTLGRLSFQSGEYTYDEIRKDLLIINKQVSFPYSPAKSPGELLAQGEVRQLKPKGKRLKGKETRIARGIVSTGQLVVRQDTAITLLPETADNNMGGTRVLPFFFDNGKSEIRNYLGTNVAALEDFIEANQHTTKVMIVAGHSPDSIDTRDARLADKRVQALLQYYKKRVDTDSYLNKLSDIDFETEAYHRRWDLFLSKVQQSALKPAQVDSVLLLINDTPGTYAQKEKSLHKLTYFDYLEQYIYPVLRFGTVAVQYSAPKRYDSEIYLLSKKIVDKQVEVDALTPEELRYSANLTPLLAEKQRIYETAVAATGRWESYHNLAVVLLQRSEKEVNEKVRRAYQRRAGVNFTLAAHRNPTATMFYRVATAYHRAGDKLEALQNYDYAIKLGGARPVLDKIFADKAALEIEIGQLDDALGSLSYSSKSYQNTMNRALIFLLKSNYPGAHNIYQEALTLKPNDPLAYYCLAVVAARQKDEAQMGENLRHAVQLDRKFAQRAVEDLEFMDMARTKTFLEVLR, from the coding sequence TTGCCCCGGACACTCAAGGTTGCGGAGGCCGGCCAACAAGTTAGCGTGCAGCCTAGTGTGCTGGAAACCAACGGCGAAAACGTATTATTTGACGTGACGGCTCGTGTGCCAGCCAAGCACTTAAAAAAGGGCACTGCCTACGAACTGAACCTGCGCTACCGCTACAACAACGGCTTGCGCGAAGACACGCTGGGCCGCTTGTCTTTCCAGTCAGGCGAATACACCTATGATGAAATACGGAAAGACCTACTCATCATCAACAAGCAGGTATCATTCCCTTATTCACCCGCTAAGAGTCCGGGTGAGCTACTGGCCCAGGGCGAGGTACGCCAGCTCAAGCCCAAAGGCAAACGACTGAAAGGCAAGGAAACCCGCATCGCCCGCGGCATTGTCAGCACCGGCCAACTGGTGGTACGCCAGGATACGGCCATTACGCTGCTCCCCGAAACCGCCGATAACAACATGGGCGGCACCCGCGTGCTCCCTTTCTTCTTCGACAACGGTAAGTCGGAAATCCGCAACTACCTCGGCACCAACGTAGCGGCGCTAGAAGACTTTATTGAAGCCAACCAGCACACCACCAAAGTCATGATTGTAGCGGGGCACTCGCCCGACTCCATTGACACGCGCGACGCACGGCTTGCCGATAAGCGCGTGCAGGCGCTGCTCCAGTACTACAAGAAGCGGGTTGACACCGATTCTTACCTCAACAAGCTCAGTGATATTGATTTCGAAACAGAAGCCTACCACCGCCGCTGGGATTTGTTTTTAAGCAAAGTGCAGCAGTCGGCGCTTAAGCCCGCGCAGGTTGATTCGGTGCTGCTGCTCATCAACGACACGCCCGGCACCTACGCCCAAAAAGAAAAAAGCCTGCACAAGCTCACGTATTTCGACTACTTGGAGCAGTATATCTACCCGGTACTGCGTTTCGGGACGGTGGCCGTGCAGTATTCGGCGCCTAAGCGGTACGACTCCGAGATTTATCTGCTCTCAAAAAAGATAGTGGATAAGCAGGTGGAAGTGGACGCCCTAACGCCAGAGGAACTGCGCTATTCCGCCAACCTTACGCCCCTGCTAGCCGAAAAGCAGAGGATCTACGAAACCGCCGTTGCTGCTACGGGCCGGTGGGAATCCTATCACAACCTAGCCGTGGTGCTACTTCAACGCTCCGAAAAAGAAGTGAACGAGAAGGTGCGCCGGGCTTACCAGCGCCGGGCTGGCGTCAATTTCACGCTGGCCGCGCACCGCAACCCCACAGCCACCATGTTCTATCGGGTGGCCACCGCCTACCACCGCGCCGGCGACAAGCTGGAAGCGCTCCAAAACTACGACTACGCCATCAAGTTAGGTGGCGCACGCCCGGTGCTAGACAAGATTTTTGCCGACAAAGCCGCGCTGGAAATTGAAATAGGCCAGCTTGATGATGCGTTAGGCAGCTTGAGCTACAGCTCGAAAAGCTACCAGAACACTATGAACCGGGCCCTTATCTTCCTGCTGAAAAGCAACTACCCCGGCGCCCACAACATCTACCAAGAAGCCCTCACGCTCAAGCCCAACGACCCACTGGCCTACTATTGCCTAGCCGTGGTAGCCGCCCGCCAGAAAGACGAGGCCCAAATGGGCGAGAACCTGCGCCACGCCGTACAACTAGACCGTAAGTTTGCCCAGCGCGCCGTCGAAGACCTAGAGTTCATGGACATGGCCCGCACCAAGACGTTTCTGGAGGTGCTGCGATAA
- a CDS encoding PspC domain-containing protein has translation MKKITDYIERQSFGVCNALGNRLGFSSGSVRLSFVYASFFTFGSPLVLYFALAFWMNVRRAMRQQRSTVWDL, from the coding sequence ATGAAAAAAATTACCGACTACATTGAGAGGCAGAGCTTCGGCGTCTGTAATGCCCTCGGCAATCGGCTAGGGTTTTCTTCAGGCAGCGTCCGTTTATCGTTCGTGTATGCATCGTTTTTCACGTTCGGCTCGCCTTTGGTTCTGTATTTTGCCCTGGCCTTCTGGATGAATGTGCGCCGCGCCATGCGCCAGCAGCGCAGCACCGTTTGGGACTTGTAA
- a CDS encoding glycosyltransferase family 2 protein, which yields MASNTAATVSAPCGDVAVVILNWNGAAWLRRFLPSVLSNSDGARVIVADNASTDDSIELLQHEYPQVRIIQFSSNLGFCQGYNAAFEEVRQLSRIAPASEEATPPAAFRYYVLLNSDVEVTPGWLRPQRELLEQRPTVAACQPKIRQYSEDPAQRQLFEYAGAGGGYLDRLGYPFCRGRLFDTLEPDAGQYDDPRPVAWATGACFMVRAETWHALGGLEPTFFAHMEEIDMCWRLWNAGHEVWYHGGSTVYHVGGGTLHKSNPRKTYLNFRNGLALVYKNTAASELTGVVATRLVLDWVAALRFLLQGATADARAILRAHWHFYRNLAYWQQQRRQLPPRLLAAQRPGVYQGSLVWAYFVGGKRKFSELDAASLT from the coding sequence TTGGCCTCTAACACTGCTGCCACCGTTTCCGCACCTTGTGGTGATGTAGCCGTAGTAATTCTGAATTGGAACGGCGCAGCCTGGCTGCGCCGGTTTCTGCCCTCTGTGCTTTCCAATTCCGATGGTGCCCGCGTGATAGTGGCCGATAACGCCTCCACCGACGACTCCATTGAGCTGCTGCAACATGAGTATCCGCAGGTGCGCATCATCCAGTTCTCCTCTAATCTAGGGTTCTGCCAGGGCTATAATGCCGCTTTTGAAGAGGTACGTCAGCTTTCCCGCATCGCACCTGCATCCGAAGAGGCTACCCCACCGGCTGCTTTTCGGTATTACGTGCTGCTCAATTCGGATGTGGAAGTGACACCCGGTTGGTTGCGGCCACAGCGCGAACTACTAGAACAACGCCCCACAGTGGCGGCTTGCCAGCCCAAAATCCGCCAATACAGCGAGGATCCTGCGCAGCGCCAGCTATTTGAATACGCCGGCGCCGGTGGTGGCTACCTCGACCGACTAGGCTACCCCTTTTGCCGAGGGCGGCTGTTCGATACGCTGGAACCCGATGCAGGACAGTACGATGACCCGCGTCCAGTGGCGTGGGCAACTGGCGCTTGCTTTATGGTACGCGCTGAAACCTGGCATGCACTAGGCGGACTAGAGCCTACTTTTTTCGCTCACATGGAAGAAATAGACATGTGCTGGCGGCTCTGGAACGCGGGTCATGAGGTGTGGTACCACGGGGGCAGCACGGTATATCATGTGGGTGGCGGCACACTGCACAAGTCGAACCCGCGCAAAACCTACCTGAACTTCCGCAACGGCTTAGCGCTGGTTTACAAGAACACGGCGGCCTCCGAGCTAACCGGCGTAGTGGCCACGCGCCTCGTGCTTGATTGGGTGGCGGCCCTGCGGTTTCTGCTGCAAGGTGCTACCGCCGACGCACGCGCCATCTTGCGGGCCCACTGGCATTTCTACCGCAACCTTGCGTATTGGCAACAACAGCGTCGCCAGCTTCCACCGCGCTTACTGGCCGCTCAACGGCCAGGAGTGTACCAAGGCAGTTTGGTATGGGCCTATTTCGTGGGTGGCAAACGGAAGTTTTCAGAGCTGGATGCGGCCAGTTTGACCTAG
- a CDS encoding YbaB/EbfC family nucleoid-associated protein, whose translation MFDMAGMMGKMKDLQDKMQQAQQEMQFVTAVGEAGGGLVRATANGHHRIVKLEIDDSLLSDQEMLSDLVVAAVNKALTEAGEKAKEELKNKTSGLIPNIPGLDLGGFGL comes from the coding sequence ATGTTTGACATGGCAGGCATGATGGGCAAGATGAAAGATCTGCAAGACAAAATGCAGCAGGCCCAACAAGAAATGCAGTTTGTAACGGCTGTTGGCGAAGCCGGTGGCGGCCTCGTACGGGCCACTGCCAACGGGCACCACCGCATCGTGAAGCTGGAAATCGACGACTCGCTGCTTTCCGACCAAGAGATGCTGTCGGACTTGGTGGTAGCGGCCGTGAACAAGGCTCTCACCGAGGCGGGCGAGAAAGCCAAAGAAGAGCTGAAAAACAAAACCAGTGGCTTGATTCCCAATATTCCCGGCCTCGATCTTGGTGGATTTGGCCTCTAA
- a CDS encoding gliding motility-associated C-terminal domain-containing protein yields the protein MPFVKSLLFWLLLSPGLLLPAIGWAQTCPVTPNPPTCTFEVIDVQSGTPVQRLCVGREVRFTPCSSRNPSFLYSYQVVPGNGVLPNPCGPDFVLSPVTYRPTQAGTVTIVENSQAAPGATPTIFFRVFEVSDSPAPAFTVAACAQGLVQVRVPGSPYTSYAVQIGSGAPVAAAPNAVVTYPVPAGATSVTVTGRYTDNTLCTNSATQPIVPLAPLASPTIQNITLQGTTVQLTTTALTAGYRYVVERETTAGVYQAVPSAVQNSATSLTVPSAQPGRYRLRAADDCTEELRTSAPLSTLTLTVAAAERRNQLTWQLPDNPASYELTRNGTPIAVALSPADRAYADTAVACGVQYSYRLTARYSSTVTSVSDMLPIRATATQPPATPRLFATFDLRNRVVLTANVARFPTTGQLTYLSDARTLVTTPNRTVRDSSLTRFGAGAAPCFQVRFVDDCGNRSADSAPFCPALLTAEQTDYRGSTIRLGWSVLRGVPAATPTDSLRYRLLVLNPDNTVLRSIPVSSRGAYIDVAPPTDQQQVRYRLEVTGAGLSAPSYSNIASVTRRVEAFVPTAFTPNGDGLNDVLEIKGRFLNTFRFTVVDRNGQEVFQSTNRSQTWDGRVRNAPPVPGSFVWRFEATDEAGQTVVQRGTVTILK from the coding sequence ATGCCTTTTGTTAAATCACTGCTATTCTGGCTGCTTTTGAGTCCTGGGCTGCTACTGCCCGCAATAGGATGGGCTCAAACTTGTCCGGTTACGCCCAACCCACCCACGTGTACGTTCGAGGTGATAGACGTGCAATCGGGTACGCCAGTGCAAAGACTTTGCGTAGGCCGTGAGGTGCGTTTCACTCCTTGCTCTAGCCGCAACCCGAGTTTTCTGTACTCTTACCAAGTGGTTCCCGGCAACGGGGTGCTGCCCAATCCATGCGGCCCTGACTTTGTACTCTCGCCGGTGACCTATCGGCCCACGCAGGCTGGCACGGTTACCATCGTTGAAAACAGCCAAGCTGCGCCCGGCGCTACGCCCACCATCTTTTTCCGGGTATTTGAAGTGTCCGACAGTCCGGCTCCTGCCTTCACGGTAGCGGCCTGCGCACAAGGCTTGGTGCAAGTGCGGGTGCCTGGGTCTCCTTACACCAGCTACGCTGTACAGATTGGCAGCGGCGCACCCGTTGCGGCCGCGCCGAATGCTGTTGTAACCTATCCGGTGCCAGCGGGCGCCACCTCCGTCACGGTGACAGGCAGGTACACCGACAACACGCTCTGCACCAATTCAGCAACGCAGCCTATCGTGCCGCTGGCACCGCTAGCGTCCCCTACTATCCAAAACATCACGCTGCAAGGCACTACGGTCCAGCTCACCACCACGGCCCTAACAGCCGGCTACCGCTACGTGGTGGAGCGGGAAACCACGGCGGGTGTATACCAGGCAGTGCCTTCGGCCGTCCAAAACAGTGCTACCTCGCTTACGGTGCCCAGTGCGCAGCCAGGTCGCTACCGCCTGCGCGCCGCCGATGACTGTACGGAAGAGCTTCGCACTTCTGCCCCCCTTTCAACCCTCACGCTCACGGTGGCCGCCGCCGAACGACGCAACCAGTTAACCTGGCAACTGCCAGACAACCCGGCTTCCTATGAGCTGACGCGTAACGGCACCCCTATCGCCGTGGCGCTTAGCCCTGCGGACCGCGCCTACGCCGATACGGCGGTGGCCTGCGGCGTGCAATACAGCTACCGCCTCACGGCGCGCTATTCCAGCACGGTTACCTCTGTTTCCGACATGCTACCCATACGGGCCACCGCCACCCAGCCACCGGCCACCCCACGCCTGTTTGCCACCTTCGACTTGCGCAACCGTGTTGTCCTGACGGCCAATGTAGCCCGCTTCCCCACCACCGGCCAGCTAACGTACCTGAGCGATGCTCGCACGCTGGTTACCACGCCCAACCGCACCGTGCGCGACTCCTCGCTCACCCGGTTTGGCGCTGGCGCGGCTCCTTGCTTTCAGGTTCGTTTCGTTGACGACTGTGGCAACCGTTCTGCCGATAGCGCACCGTTCTGCCCCGCGCTGCTCACCGCCGAGCAAACCGATTATCGGGGTTCCACTATCCGGTTGGGGTGGTCGGTGCTGCGCGGGGTGCCGGCGGCTACCCCTACCGACAGCCTACGCTACCGCCTTCTTGTGCTCAACCCCGACAATACCGTGCTGCGCAGCATTCCCGTCAGTTCTCGCGGCGCGTATATAGATGTTGCCCCACCCACCGACCAGCAGCAAGTACGCTACCGCCTTGAGGTGACGGGAGCAGGGTTGTCGGCACCAAGCTATTCCAATATTGCCAGCGTGACCCGGCGCGTTGAGGCGTTTGTGCCAACTGCTTTCACACCCAACGGCGACGGGCTTAACGATGTATTGGAAATAAAAGGCCGCTTCCTGAACACCTTCCGCTTCACAGTAGTAGACCGCAACGGGCAGGAAGTATTTCAAAGCACCAACCGCTCCCAGACTTGGGACGGCCGCGTCCGCAATGCGCCTCCGGTGCCGGGCTCGTTTGTCTGGCGCTTCGAAGCAACCGACGAAGCCGGCCAAACGGTAGTGCAGCGCGGCACCGTTACGATTCTAAAATAA
- the hutH gene encoding histidine ammonia-lyase, with amino-acid sequence MAHNDDYALTPSTHLDLATLRQLLRDNTRLVLSEEARQRIQRCYTYLHERLQDSDTPIYGINTGFGALCNTSISPADRRQLQTNLMMSHACGTGAEVPAQVVRLMLLLKAQSLSYGHSGVQLATVQRLLDSYNREILPVVYQQGSLGASGDLAPLAHLCLPLLGLGEVNYQGYRLAAADALSLFSWSPLTLDAKEGLALLNGTQFMLAYGVHCLLRVQRLLDAADVLGALSLEAFDGRSEPFNKELHRIRPHAGQVLVAQRLAALLENSELQQQPKKAVQDPYSFRCMPQVHGASRDALAYVQQVLETECNSVTDNPNLFPEEDLILSGGNFHGQPLALALDMLAIATAELGSISERRTYQLLSGQRGLPSFLVAEPGLNSGLMIPQYTAAGIVSENKQLCTPASVDSIVSSNGQEDHVSMGANAATKALRVVENVEQILAIELMTAVQALAFRRPARTSDALEHVLAAFQTKVNFVSRDRVLYPDLHAAAAFVRTYEWT; translated from the coding sequence ATGGCTCACAACGACGATTACGCCCTTACCCCATCCACTCACCTTGATTTGGCCACGCTACGGCAGTTGCTTCGTGACAACACCCGGCTGGTCTTATCCGAGGAAGCACGCCAACGAATCCAGCGCTGCTACACCTATCTGCACGAGCGCCTGCAAGATTCCGATACGCCCATCTACGGCATCAATACCGGATTTGGGGCGCTCTGCAACACCAGTATTTCGCCCGCCGACCGGCGCCAGCTGCAAACCAACCTGATGATGTCGCACGCTTGCGGCACGGGTGCGGAAGTGCCGGCCCAGGTGGTGCGGCTGATGTTGTTGCTCAAAGCGCAGAGCTTGAGCTACGGCCACAGCGGCGTGCAACTAGCCACCGTGCAGCGCCTTTTGGATAGCTACAACCGCGAAATTCTACCGGTGGTGTATCAGCAAGGCTCCTTAGGCGCCAGTGGCGACCTGGCACCTCTGGCGCATTTGTGTTTGCCTCTGCTTGGGCTGGGTGAGGTGAATTACCAAGGCTACCGGCTGGCAGCGGCCGACGCGCTTAGCTTGTTTAGCTGGTCGCCGCTTACCCTAGACGCCAAGGAAGGCCTGGCGCTGCTCAACGGCACTCAGTTCATGCTGGCCTACGGTGTGCACTGTTTGCTGCGAGTACAACGCCTGCTCGACGCCGCCGATGTGCTGGGCGCTTTGTCGTTGGAGGCGTTTGATGGCCGTAGTGAGCCTTTCAACAAGGAGTTGCACCGCATCAGGCCCCATGCGGGCCAAGTGCTGGTGGCCCAGCGGCTTGCGGCGCTGCTCGAAAACAGTGAGTTGCAGCAGCAGCCCAAGAAAGCAGTGCAAGACCCCTACTCCTTCCGCTGCATGCCGCAGGTGCACGGCGCCTCCCGCGACGCCCTGGCTTACGTGCAGCAAGTGCTAGAAACCGAGTGCAATTCCGTTACCGACAACCCTAATCTGTTCCCGGAAGAAGACCTCATCCTGAGTGGCGGCAACTTTCATGGGCAGCCTCTGGCATTGGCGCTGGACATGCTGGCCATAGCCACGGCCGAGCTAGGCAGCATCTCGGAGCGGCGTACCTATCAGCTATTGAGCGGCCAACGGGGGCTACCCTCCTTTTTGGTGGCAGAGCCAGGGCTAAATTCCGGGCTGATGATACCGCAATACACCGCCGCGGGCATTGTGAGCGAAAACAAGCAGCTGTGCACCCCCGCTTCCGTTGACAGCATTGTCAGTAGCAACGGCCAGGAAGACCACGTGAGTATGGGCGCCAATGCCGCAACCAAGGCCCTCCGCGTAGTTGAAAATGTAGAGCAGATTTTGGCCATTGAGCTGATGACGGCCGTGCAAGCCTTGGCTTTCCGCCGACCAGCCCGCACTTCCGACGCCTTAGAACACGTACTGGCTGCTTTCCAGACGAAAGTTAACTTCGTGAGCCGCGACCGAGTGCTTTATCCTGATCTGCACGCCGCGGCGGCTTTCGTACGAACGTATGAGTGGACATAA
- a CDS encoding helix-turn-helix domain-containing protein, giving the protein MKASESIDSFLETQGYANPMATSSPEVVRAGRFNVYDVEQLCAEDLTYNRRDFYKVSLLRGVYQFNYADRGVRIDCPALIFSNPLVPYSCEVVSETQTGYFCLFTEEFLSVNDRSTSLQDSPLFKIGNDPIFFPNEGQYNTLHGFFQQLMLENNSTYAYKQDLLRNYLNLIIHEALKMQPQKPYYPHQNAASRIVALFTELLERQFPIDSPGRPLKLRTASDFANCLSVHVNHLNRAVRELTGKTTTVHIAERIISEAKALLQHTDWSVTDVAYGLGFEYPTYFNNFFKKHTGLTPKALRA; this is encoded by the coding sequence ATGAAAGCCAGCGAATCCATTGATTCTTTTCTTGAGACGCAAGGGTATGCCAACCCTATGGCCACTAGTTCGCCAGAAGTTGTCAGAGCCGGCCGCTTCAATGTCTATGACGTCGAGCAGCTGTGCGCCGAGGATCTAACCTACAACCGCCGGGACTTCTACAAGGTATCGTTGCTGAGGGGCGTTTATCAGTTCAACTACGCCGACCGAGGGGTGCGCATTGATTGTCCAGCGCTTATCTTCTCCAATCCGTTGGTTCCGTATTCGTGCGAGGTGGTATCAGAAACCCAAACCGGCTATTTCTGCCTGTTCACAGAGGAATTTCTCTCCGTCAACGACCGTAGCACCAGCTTGCAGGATTCTCCGCTGTTCAAGATTGGCAACGACCCTATTTTCTTTCCCAATGAGGGGCAGTACAACACGTTGCACGGCTTTTTTCAGCAACTGATGCTGGAGAACAACTCCACGTATGCCTACAAGCAGGACTTACTGCGCAACTACCTGAACCTGATTATTCACGAGGCGTTGAAGATGCAGCCTCAAAAACCCTACTATCCGCACCAAAACGCGGCTAGTCGTATTGTGGCGCTGTTCACGGAACTCTTGGAGCGCCAGTTTCCCATCGACTCGCCCGGCCGGCCGCTCAAACTGCGTACGGCCAGCGACTTTGCCAATTGCCTTTCTGTGCATGTCAATCACCTGAACCGTGCTGTGCGTGAACTAACTGGTAAGACCACTACCGTGCACATTGCTGAGCGCATCATCAGCGAAGCCAAAGCCTTGCTACAGCACACCGATTGGAGTGTTACGGATGTTGCCTACGGACTAGGATTCGAATACCCCACGTACTTCAACAACTTCTTCAAGAAGCACACTGGCCTTACTCCCAAGGCCCTGCGTGCGTAG
- a CDS encoding SDR family oxidoreductase gives MENNVWFVTGASKGLGLTLVKQLLAAGNYVAATSRTTKALTAAVGQGPSDHFLPLEMDLVNEQSVEQAIAATVATFGRLDVVVNNAGYLQFGTIEELTDAEVRRNLDVNIFGVLNVIRHAVPHLRRQNSGHVFNLASIGGYSGQHPGAATYTAGKFAVAGLSAALAAEVKPFNIHVTIVYPGTFRTDFLAGSSLMMPAQPVAEYTEVRAAEQQWAAYDGQQPGDPEKAMAVLLAVADSTNPPLHLFLGPDAYEAAAQQEAAVQQERAAWEEVATATNFTAD, from the coding sequence ATGGAAAACAACGTGTGGTTTGTCACCGGCGCCTCAAAAGGCCTGGGTTTGACTTTAGTTAAACAACTTCTGGCAGCAGGCAACTACGTTGCGGCCACGTCCCGCACCACCAAGGCCCTCACAGCGGCCGTAGGCCAAGGCCCATCCGACCATTTTCTGCCGCTGGAAATGGATCTGGTGAACGAGCAAAGTGTTGAGCAGGCCATTGCCGCAACGGTAGCCACGTTTGGCCGCCTCGATGTAGTGGTCAATAATGCCGGCTATCTTCAGTTTGGGACCATAGAAGAGCTAACCGACGCAGAAGTCCGCCGCAACCTCGACGTCAATATATTTGGCGTACTCAACGTTATCCGCCACGCCGTGCCGCACTTACGGCGGCAAAACTCGGGACACGTGTTCAACTTGGCCTCTATTGGAGGCTACTCAGGGCAGCATCCTGGGGCTGCCACCTACACAGCCGGTAAGTTTGCGGTGGCTGGGCTGTCCGCCGCGTTGGCCGCCGAGGTGAAGCCGTTCAACATTCACGTCACGATTGTGTACCCCGGCACCTTCCGGACTGATTTCCTGGCGGGCAGCTCCCTCATGATGCCTGCGCAGCCGGTAGCTGAGTACACCGAGGTGCGTGCGGCCGAGCAGCAATGGGCGGCTTACGATGGCCAGCAGCCCGGCGACCCTGAAAAAGCTATGGCCGTGCTACTAGCCGTTGCGGACTCCACCAATCCGCCACTGCACCTTTTCCTGGGCCCCGATGCGTATGAGGCCGCAGCGCAGCAAGAAGCAGCAGTGCAGCAGGAGCGGGCCGCTTGGGAAGAAGTAGCTACTGCCACCAATTTCACTGCAGACTAA